In a genomic window of beta proteobacterium MWH-UniP1:
- a CDS encoding AlpA family phage regulatory protein produces the protein MQKYLRPVLPEAGFMRLPQILAIIPISRSAWWEGIKQGKYPRGIKLGAKTTVWRVEDIQALLRIGR, from the coding sequence ATGCAAAAGTATTTAAGACCAGTATTGCCCGAGGCAGGTTTCATGCGCCTGCCTCAGATCCTAGCAATCATCCCAATTAGTCGCTCGGCCTGGTGGGAGGGGATTAAGCAGGGCAAATACCCCAGAGGTATCAAGTTAGGCGCTAAGACCACGGTCTGGCGTGTTGAGGATATCCAAGCGCTGCTGCGCATTGGCCGGTAA
- a CDS encoding helix-turn-helix domain-containing protein, protein MKSEPWVTAQQVSKHLGIAKDTVYRWRERKSLPAHKVGRLWKFQLSEVDEWVRAGGADEAMAQSNTKRKRA, encoded by the coding sequence ATGAAGTCAGAACCATGGGTTACGGCCCAACAAGTATCCAAGCACCTCGGCATCGCGAAAGACACCGTTTACCGCTGGCGGGAACGAAAGTCTCTACCCGCCCATAAGGTGGGCCGCTTGTGGAAATTCCAGCTATCTGAAGTTGATGAATGGGTTCGTGCTGGCGGGGCCGATGAGGCCATGGCGCAAAGCAATACGAAACGGAAACGGGCATAA
- a CDS encoding type I restriction endonuclease — MTFNEDSRVKIPCILHLIRLGYRYLSLKNAVWDEESNIFPAVFNEAIARINPELSPDDFTRLLADVKLLLDNEDLGKAFYDRLIERSGIRLIDFENFDNNSFHVVTELTCKNGDDEFRPDITLLINGMPLAFIEVKKPNNREGVLAERNRIITRSRNPKFRRFINITQLMVFSNNMEYEDGSPQPIEGAFYASPSYDAPVFNYFREEEALDINQLLAAEDDALENDVLRDNNLNVIKHSPEFLTNKSPNTPTNRICTSLFSRGRLAFVLRFALAYVNESDGLQKHVMRYPQLFATKAIEKKIDAGVKKGIIWHTQGSGKTALAYYNTRFLTDYFQRKGVIPKFYFIVDRLDLATQAQREFAGRGLVVHTIDSRDAFARDIKTTQALHNHSGNPEITVVNIQKFQDDPDVVRAEDYDFNIQRVYFLDEVHRSYNPQGSFLANLSQSDRNAIKIGLTGTPLLGDDYNSRALFGDYLHKYYYNASIADGYTLRLIREEIATNYKLSLQEALAAVKLQQGDIDRKLIYSHPKFVEPMLDYIVRDFEKSRSALGDVSIGGMVICDSAEQAREMFRIFTAVYAAQPTPAYAVQDSAQSIIAAALPDSYAARTLLENRVKTAALILHDVGSKDERKDWVEDFKAGKIDLLFVYNMLLTGFDAKRLKKLYLGRIIKAHNLLQALTRVNRTYKDFRYGYVVDFADIRKEFDKTNKDYFDELQSELGDEIEHYSNLFKSSEEITQEVEAIKDILFSFNIENAEEFSKQLSQIQDRATVLALKKALGDARDLYNLIRLQGDYAQLQQLDFHKLGQLYRETCNHLDLLNLKDSIESATDTSQLLNVALEEVIFKFAKIREEELVLADQLKNTLRQTREALAVNFDQQDPKFITLREELERLFKKKKLSEVSQEEMTANIGALNAIHDKVKELNLHNNQLRAKYRGDAKYTRIHKRLQEKGDLTQTERKLFEALVGVKAQADEQVLQNTQLLSNESYFERMMQPIVIGEFYTRQHIKLTPDAARKINQLVVAEYMNEFSASARMGAGRSIGAKPW; from the coding sequence ATGACCTTCAACGAAGATTCTCGAGTCAAGATCCCTTGCATCCTGCATCTGATTCGGCTTGGCTATCGATATCTCTCCCTCAAAAACGCTGTCTGGGATGAGGAAAGCAACATATTCCCAGCGGTTTTTAACGAAGCCATTGCCCGCATCAATCCTGAATTAAGTCCGGATGACTTCACCCGCCTGCTGGCCGATGTCAAACTCCTTCTGGATAACGAAGATCTCGGCAAAGCCTTCTACGACCGACTCATCGAGCGCTCGGGCATCCGCCTTATCGATTTCGAAAACTTCGATAACAACAGCTTCCACGTCGTCACGGAGCTGACCTGCAAAAACGGCGACGACGAGTTTCGTCCCGATATCACCCTGCTCATCAACGGCATGCCGCTGGCCTTCATCGAGGTCAAGAAGCCCAACAACCGTGAAGGTGTGCTGGCCGAGCGCAACCGCATCATCACGCGCAGCCGCAATCCAAAATTCCGGCGCTTCATCAACATCACGCAGTTGATGGTTTTCTCCAACAACATGGAGTACGAGGATGGCTCGCCGCAGCCCATCGAGGGCGCGTTCTACGCCAGCCCATCCTATGACGCGCCCGTCTTCAACTATTTCCGTGAAGAAGAAGCACTTGACATCAACCAGCTTCTGGCTGCTGAAGACGACGCGCTCGAAAACGACGTGCTACGCGACAATAACCTCAATGTCATCAAGCACAGCCCGGAGTTTCTGACCAACAAGTCGCCTAATACGCCCACCAACCGGATTTGCACGTCCCTGTTCAGTCGCGGCCGATTGGCTTTCGTGCTCCGCTTTGCGCTGGCCTATGTCAATGAAAGCGACGGCCTGCAGAAGCACGTCATGCGCTATCCCCAGCTTTTTGCCACCAAAGCCATCGAGAAAAAAATCGATGCGGGGGTCAAGAAAGGCATCATCTGGCACACCCAGGGCAGTGGCAAAACCGCGCTGGCTTACTACAACACTCGCTTCCTCACCGATTACTTCCAGCGCAAAGGCGTCATCCCAAAGTTCTACTTCATCGTGGACCGGCTGGATCTGGCCACGCAGGCACAACGGGAATTTGCCGGGCGCGGGCTGGTGGTACACACCATTGACAGCCGCGACGCCTTTGCCCGCGACATCAAAACCACGCAGGCCCTGCACAACCACAGCGGCAACCCTGAAATCACCGTGGTCAATATTCAGAAATTCCAAGACGACCCGGACGTGGTCCGCGCCGAGGATTACGACTTCAACATCCAGCGCGTTTACTTTCTGGACGAGGTGCACCGCAGCTACAACCCGCAGGGCAGTTTTCTGGCCAACCTCAGCCAGTCCGACCGCAACGCCATCAAGATCGGCCTCACGGGCACACCGCTGCTGGGCGACGACTACAACTCGCGTGCCCTATTCGGTGACTACCTCCACAAGTACTACTACAACGCCTCTATCGCCGATGGCTACACCCTGCGTCTGATCCGCGAAGAGATCGCCACCAATTACAAGCTCTCGTTGCAAGAGGCACTCGCCGCCGTCAAGCTGCAGCAGGGCGATATCGACCGCAAGCTCATCTACTCGCACCCTAAATTTGTTGAACCCATGCTCGATTACATCGTGCGCGACTTCGAGAAAAGCCGCAGCGCCCTGGGCGACGTCAGCATTGGCGGCATGGTGATCTGTGACAGCGCCGAACAGGCCCGCGAGATGTTCCGCATCTTCACGGCGGTGTACGCCGCCCAGCCCACGCCCGCCTATGCCGTTCAAGACTCCGCGCAATCCATCATCGCCGCCGCACTGCCCGACAGCTACGCCGCCCGTACTCTATTGGAGAACCGCGTCAAAACCGCCGCACTGATCCTGCATGATGTCGGCAGCAAGGATGAGCGTAAAGACTGGGTGGAAGACTTCAAGGCCGGCAAAATCGACCTGCTGTTTGTCTACAACATGCTGCTCACCGGCTTTGATGCCAAGCGCCTGAAAAAACTGTATTTGGGTCGCATCATCAAGGCCCATAACCTCTTGCAGGCGCTCACCCGCGTCAACCGCACCTACAAGGATTTCCGCTACGGCTACGTGGTCGACTTTGCCGACATCCGCAAGGAATTCGACAAAACCAATAAAGACTACTTCGACGAGCTGCAATCCGAGCTGGGCGACGAAATCGAGCATTACTCCAATCTGTTCAAATCCAGCGAGGAGATCACGCAAGAAGTCGAAGCCATCAAGGACATTCTGTTCAGCTTCAATATCGAAAACGCCGAAGAGTTCTCCAAACAGCTCAGCCAGATTCAGGACCGCGCCACGGTGCTGGCGCTCAAAAAAGCGCTGGGCGACGCGCGTGACCTCTACAACCTGATCCGCCTGCAAGGCGACTATGCGCAGTTGCAGCAGCTGGATTTTCACAAGCTGGGCCAGCTCTACCGCGAAACCTGCAACCACCTCGACCTACTTAACCTCAAAGACAGCATCGAATCCGCCACCGACACCAGCCAGCTGCTCAACGTCGCGCTCGAAGAGGTGATTTTCAAATTCGCCAAAATCAGGGAAGAAGAACTAGTACTAGCCGACCAACTGAAAAACACCCTGCGCCAGACGCGCGAAGCCCTGGCCGTCAACTTCGACCAGCAAGACCCCAAGTTCATCACCCTGCGCGAAGAACTGGAGCGGCTATTCAAGAAAAAGAAACTCAGCGAAGTCAGTCAGGAAGAGATGACGGCCAACATCGGCGCGCTCAATGCCATCCACGACAAGGTCAAAGAGCTGAATCTTCATAATAATCAGCTGCGCGCCAAGTATCGGGGCGATGCCAAATACACGCGCATTCACAAGCGTCTGCAAGAAAAAGGCGATCTCACCCAGACCGAGCGCAAATTGTTCGAAGCGCTGGTTGGTGTAAAAGCGCAGGCCGACGAACAGGTACTGCAAAACACTCAGCTGCTGAGCAATGAAAGCTACTTTGAACGGATGATGCAGCCCATCGTCATCGGCGAGTTCTACACGCGTCAGCACATCAAACTCACGCCCGATGCCGCCCGCAAAATCAACCAGCTGGTGGTGGCCGAATACATGAATGAATTTAGCGCTAGTGCCCGCATGGGTGCTGGTCGCAGCATCGGAGCAAAGCCTTGGTAA
- a CDS encoding class I SAM-dependent DNA methyltransferase — MVTQHFEQRTREVIDSLKAICAAYGLGNDGNEFKIITQVFLYKFLNDKFALEAKRIRPELAKAESWEAAIAAMSADELNMLQMQLGPDTARLKPEHFIAHLFGRQNAPEFAKLFDDTLRDIAITNNDIFAVKTDGGAKITLFDRVSEFITDPSKRDAFCRAIINKLGDFSFERIFNEKYDFYAALFEYLIKDYNKDSGGKYAEYYTPHAVAKIMAAILVPESVRGKVNNVSCYDPSAGSGTLLMNIAHAIGEHRCSIYSQDISQKSSSLLRLNLILNNLVHSIPNIIQGNTMLHPYHREGKALKKFDYIVSNPPFKMDFSDFRNELDTKEHQDRFFAGVPNIPKQAKDKMAIYQLFLQHIIYSLKPGGKAAAVVPTGFITAQSGIDKGIRQHLVDHKMLAGVVSMPSNIFATTGTNVSILFIDAANKGDVVLIDASNLGTKVKDGKNQKTLLSEAEEDRIIATFNAKQVVEDFSVVVSYADIAAKNYSLSAGQYFDVKIEYSDLTPAQFADKLQGFATRLDGLFKESAGLEQEIKKQLAGLRYEA; from the coding sequence TTGGTAACCCAACACTTTGAACAACGCACCCGCGAAGTGATCGACAGCCTCAAGGCCATTTGCGCCGCCTATGGCTTAGGCAACGATGGCAACGAATTCAAGATCATCACCCAGGTGTTTCTCTACAAATTCCTGAACGACAAGTTCGCCCTCGAGGCCAAAAGAATCCGCCCTGAGCTGGCCAAGGCCGAGAGCTGGGAAGCCGCTATCGCCGCCATGAGTGCCGATGAGCTAAACATGCTGCAAATGCAGCTGGGGCCGGATACCGCCCGCCTGAAGCCCGAGCATTTCATCGCCCACCTGTTTGGCAGACAGAACGCGCCAGAGTTCGCCAAGCTGTTCGACGACACCTTGCGCGACATCGCCATCACCAATAACGACATCTTCGCCGTCAAAACCGATGGCGGCGCCAAGATCACCCTCTTCGACCGGGTGAGCGAGTTTATTACCGACCCCTCCAAGCGCGACGCCTTTTGCCGCGCCATCATCAACAAGCTGGGCGACTTTAGCTTCGAACGCATCTTTAACGAGAAATACGATTTCTACGCTGCGCTGTTTGAATACCTGATCAAGGATTACAACAAGGACAGCGGTGGCAAATACGCCGAGTACTACACCCCGCACGCCGTGGCCAAAATCATGGCCGCCATTCTGGTGCCGGAATCAGTGCGCGGCAAAGTCAACAACGTCAGCTGCTACGACCCCTCGGCCGGTTCCGGCACGCTGCTTATGAACATCGCCCACGCCATTGGCGAGCACCGCTGCAGCATCTATTCACAGGATATCTCCCAAAAGTCCTCCAGCCTGCTGCGCCTGAACCTGATCCTGAACAACCTGGTGCATTCCATCCCCAACATCATCCAGGGCAACACCATGCTCCACCCGTACCACCGGGAGGGCAAAGCACTCAAGAAATTTGACTATATCGTCAGCAATCCACCGTTCAAGATGGATTTCTCTGACTTCCGCAACGAGCTGGACACCAAGGAGCACCAGGACCGCTTCTTTGCCGGGGTGCCCAACATCCCGAAGCAGGCCAAAGACAAAATGGCCATTTACCAGCTCTTTTTGCAGCACATCATTTATTCGCTCAAACCCGGTGGCAAAGCGGCGGCGGTGGTACCCACCGGCTTCATCACCGCGCAAAGCGGCATCGACAAAGGCATCCGCCAGCATCTTGTCGACCACAAAATGCTCGCTGGCGTAGTCTCCATGCCCAGCAACATCTTCGCCACTACCGGCACGAACGTGTCGATTCTGTTCATTGACGCGGCCAACAAAGGCGACGTAGTGTTGATTGACGCATCCAACCTTGGTACAAAAGTTAAGGACGGGAAGAACCAGAAAACCCTGCTGTCCGAAGCCGAAGAAGACCGCATCATCGCCACCTTCAATGCCAAGCAGGTGGTTGAGGATTTCTCGGTGGTCGTCAGTTACGCCGACATCGCTGCGAAGAACTACAGCCTGAGCGCAGGGCAGTATTTCGATGTGAAAATCGAATATAGCGATCTGACCCCGGCACAGTTTGCCGACAAGCTGCAAGGGTTTGCCACCCGGCTGGATGGCTTGTTCAAAGAATCGGCGGGGCTGGAGCAGGAAATCAAGAAGCAGTTGGCGGGGTTGCGGTATGAGGCTTAA